In the Caldisericaceae bacterium genome, one interval contains:
- the rapZ gene encoding RNase adapter RapZ, producing MNEKINFVIITGLSGAGKTKSVGVLEDFGYYCIDNLPPTLINDFLKIVSKTFGNINKVCAVIDVRSKDFFEQFPKIVEELRKRDDTSLKVIFLEASDETLIKRFSETRRRHPFNDDVSSPLPHKIKEERLKLTPIKEIADVVIDTTHFTTQDLKAKIREILTLEGKKALKILITTFGYKFGIPLNSDLVIDVRFIPNPFYEETLTQYSGLDSKIQEYVLKFKETKAFIDKLLDFLLFLVPFYIREGKSYLSISFGCTGGVHRSVALGEIISKRLKEFGYDVSIFHRDLKNENRE from the coding sequence ATGAATGAAAAAATAAATTTTGTAATTATAACAGGTTTAAGTGGCGCAGGTAAAACCAAAAGCGTTGGAGTGCTGGAAGATTTTGGCTATTATTGCATAGATAACCTTCCTCCAACTCTTATTAACGATTTTTTAAAGATTGTTTCAAAAACTTTCGGCAATATAAATAAGGTATGCGCAGTTATTGATGTAAGAAGTAAAGACTTTTTTGAGCAATTTCCAAAGATAGTAGAAGAATTACGCAAAAGGGATGATACCTCCTTAAAAGTGATCTTCCTTGAAGCATCCGACGAAACACTTATTAAAAGGTTTTCAGAGACAAGAAGAAGGCATCCTTTTAACGATGATGTTTCTTCTCCATTACCTCACAAGATAAAAGAGGAAAGGTTAAAACTTACCCCAATAAAGGAAATTGCTGATGTAGTAATTGATACAACTCATTTTACAACCCAAGACCTAAAGGCAAAAATTAGAGAAATTTTGACACTCGAAGGTAAAAAAGCCTTGAAAATTCTCATTACAACTTTTGGTTATAAATTTGGTATTCCTTTAAATTCTGACCTTGTAATAGATGTTCGTTTTATCCCAAACCCATTTTATGAGGAAACATTAACACAGTATTCAGGCCTTGATAGTAAAATTCAAGAATACGTTCTTAAGTTCAAAGAGACTAAAGCGTTTATCGATAAACTTTTAGATTTTCTTCTTTTCCTCGTACCCTTTTACATAAGGGAGGGCAAATCATACCTTTCGATTTCTTTTGGTTGCACCGGGGGAGTTCATAGGTCAGTTGCACTTGGAGAGATCATTTCAAAAAGGTTGAAAGAATTTGGTTATGATGTAAGCATATTCCATAGGGATCTTAAAAATGAGAATAGAGAATAG
- the yvcK gene encoding uridine diphosphate-N-acetylglucosamine-binding protein YvcK: protein MRIENSKLRFFLPGIGIKRYILMIIIGVLLVIYSVFLFLVTITQNENFLSNSLYIGKYLDTPLKNLIVEIIALLLILTSFILIFFGISLLIKSITRALIPDKSDDEIMAMLFERKKDSLKKKIVNIGGGTGTTSVLEGLRGKFLKIAAVITVADSGGSSGRLRAELSIPPPGDIRNCLIALTEENSLARKILSYRFKAQSSCFDGHNLGNILIAGLTKITGDFSDAVIKLAKLLNVEGVVMPFTKEEAVLCAEFEDGTVVEGESEITESFKKIKRVFLKDPQIKPYLPALEYIKDADVIVLGPGSLFTSIIPPLLIPSIADTIRYSKATVVFIVNAMTEHGETDDFKASDHVKEIVKILGENVIDYAIVNTKQFSASSLEKYENSSSFPVEADLENIKKLNIKVITGDFATERGGLIRHDPVSIGEIIMKIAYKKV from the coding sequence ATGAGAATAGAGAATAGTAAACTGAGATTTTTTTTACCAGGTATTGGTATCAAAAGATACATTCTAATGATTATTATAGGAGTGCTTTTAGTTATCTATTCGGTCTTTTTGTTTCTTGTAACTATAACCCAAAACGAAAATTTCTTGTCAAATTCTCTTTATATTGGAAAATACTTGGATACTCCTTTAAAAAACCTTATTGTTGAAATAATTGCACTTTTGTTAATTTTAACAAGTTTTATTCTGATATTTTTTGGTATTTCTTTATTGATTAAATCTATAACAAGAGCGCTCATCCCTGATAAATCAGATGATGAAATCATGGCAATGCTATTTGAAAGAAAAAAAGATAGTCTTAAAAAGAAGATTGTAAATATCGGTGGTGGAACTGGGACAACATCGGTATTAGAAGGTTTAAGAGGTAAATTTCTAAAGATTGCTGCGGTAATTACCGTTGCAGATTCAGGCGGATCTTCTGGTAGGTTAAGAGCAGAGCTTTCTATACCCCCTCCTGGAGATATACGGAATTGCCTTATTGCCCTTACAGAAGAAAATTCCTTAGCAAGAAAAATCCTTTCTTATAGGTTTAAAGCGCAATCTTCCTGTTTTGATGGCCATAATTTGGGGAATATTCTCATTGCAGGGCTTACAAAAATTACAGGCGATTTTAGCGATGCTGTAATAAAACTTGCAAAATTATTAAATGTTGAAGGCGTTGTAATGCCATTCACAAAAGAAGAGGCAGTTCTTTGTGCAGAGTTTGAAGATGGCACAGTTGTTGAAGGAGAAAGTGAGATCACGGAAAGTTTTAAAAAGATAAAACGGGTGTTTCTTAAAGATCCGCAAATTAAACCCTACTTGCCTGCCTTAGAATATATAAAAGATGCTGACGTTATTGTTTTAGGTCCAGGAAGTTTATTCACAAGTATCATACCCCCGCTTCTAATTCCTTCAATTGCTGATACCATTAGATACTCTAAAGCAACCGTTGTGTTTATTGTAAATGCAATGACAGAACATGGAGAAACCGATGACTTTAAAGCTTCCGACCATGTGAAGGAGATAGTGAAAATTTTAGGTGAAAATGTTATTGATTATGCAATTGTAAATACGAAACAGTTTAGTGCAAGTTCTTTAGAGAAATACGAAAATAGTTCTTCTTTTCCTGTTGAGGCAGATTTAGAAAATATTAAAAAGTTAAATATAAAAGTTATTACTGGGGATTTTGCAACCGAAAGAGGTGGTCTCATACGTCACGATCCAGTTTCCATAGGCGAAATAATAATGAAAATAGCCTACAAGAAAGTTTGA